A portion of the Parcubacteria group bacterium CG10_big_fil_rev_8_21_14_0_10_36_14 genome contains these proteins:
- a CDS encoding endonuclease — protein sequence MWRNWQTCLPAGRRALKKYDYYLRYKKLTKNYIYVGLTNNLERRVSQHNLGKEKTTKPYAPFLLIYKENFLSRREARSKEKYLKSGFGKEFLKSL from the coding sequence ATGTGGCGAAACTGGCAGACCTGCCTGCCGGCAGGCAGGCGCGCACTAAAAAAATATGACTACTATTTACGCTATAAAAAGCTTACAAAAAATTATATTTATGTAGGATTAACGAACAATTTAGAGCGTAGAGTATCTCAACATAATTTAGGGAAAGAAAAAACAACAAAACCATATGCTCCTTTTTTATTAATCTATAAAGAAAACTTTTTAAGCAGACGGGAGGCGAGATCAAAAGAAAAATATTTAAAATCCGGTTTCGGAAAAGAATTCTTAAAGTCTTTATAA
- a CDS encoding chromosome partitioning protein ParB produces the protein MALGRGLGSLIPQKQNISSAKGSVVKEESSKEGINFIETNKVFPNPDQPRKFFSDVEMEGLVDSIKTHGILQPIIVAPKDGKYEIIAGERRYRAAKLGGLKHVPVIVRDVTEHEKMELSLVEN, from the coding sequence ATGGCTTTAGGCAGAGGATTGGGATCCTTAATTCCACAAAAACAAAATATATCCAGCGCTAAAGGAAGTGTAGTAAAAGAAGAGTCTTCGAAAGAAGGGATAAATTTTATTGAAACAAACAAGGTTTTTCCAAATCCGGATCAGCCGAGAAAGTTTTTTTCTGACGTTGAGATGGAGGGATTGGTTGATTCTATAAAAACGCACGGTATTTTACAGCCGATTATTGTTGCGCCAAAAGATGGAAAGTATGAGATTATTGCCGGAGAAAGACGATACCGAGCCGCAAAACTTGGCGGATTAAAGCATGTTCCGGTTATTGTGAGAGACGTGACCGAACATGAAAAAATGGAACTTTCTTTAGTTGAAAATAT